The Microcebus murinus isolate Inina chromosome 4, M.murinus_Inina_mat1.0, whole genome shotgun sequence genome has a segment encoding these proteins:
- the IL12RB1 gene encoding interleukin-12 receptor subunit beta-1 codes for MLTPGQAPVPTPRRARVSPSLVAVAAACGTGACCFQERPHPDADSGSASGPRDLSCYRVASALYECSWRYEGAPAGVTHFLVCCLGPARCCSFAAGAATRLRFSDQDGLPVLSPVALWVESRAANRTEKSPEIALRLHSSVKYDPPLGDIKASRWAGQLRLEWEPPARQGGAQVQFRRRAPRGPWKLGDCGLQGEKESCLCPLEAEGAQEFQLRRRQLQPGAPGGPWSSWSSPVCVPPEHRPEQPEVTLRVGQPDPDGRRRLSLHRQPEEQKLPEGCRGPASGAEVTYRVHLRMLACACQARAARTLQLGKTVYLSGAAYNVTLAARDRFGPRPGQTWHVPASAHPGPGRLDIRVAAGGTSLRWPARAGAATYCVEWLPQGPRGRPASCTLVAPGTGPEPAATARGSRGGGAGGDRHLLPRVLCGLLPGWDPQGRDSRGPGRLLRVRLRQGRRRWRDAATHSWSRAPGAPGREEECYRVTVFASAHPGKVTSWSTVASAYHFGGNASVAGSPRLVSVQPRSPDEASVRWAPSPLSACPGVLTRYVVRCRDQDGSLVSEQPVEPWETQVTLRGLRAGTAYTVQVRADTARLRGAWSRAQHFSIEAQAPASPAVVLAALGSFAGVLLLGVLGHLGLSRAARCLWPRLPTPCASSAVEFPGGPGEQTRQWVAPVAEDFPEEASLREALVVELPWGRREGPEAPEEKTGPPWAVSEPAPAPERALEGGRGCRGAP; via the exons GCTCCGCCTCCGGCCCCAGGGACCTGAGCTGCTACCGGGTGGCCAGCGCCCTGTACGAGTGCTCCTGGCGGTACGAGGGCGCCCCGGCGGGGGTCACGCACTTCCTGGTGTGCTG CCTCGGCCCCGCGCGCTGCTGCTCCTTCGCCGCCGGCGCCGCCACCAGGCTGCGGTTCTCCGACCAGGACGGGCTGCCCGTGCTGTCCCCGGTCGCGCTCTGGGTGGAGTCCCGCGCCGCCAACCGCACCGAGAAGTCGCCCGAGATCGCCCTGCGGCTGCACAGCTCCG TTAAATACGACCCTCCCCTGGGAGACATCAAGGCGTCCAGGTGGGCCGGGCAGCTGCGGCTGGAGTGGGAGCCCCCGGCGCGGCAGGGCGGCGCCCAGGTGCAGTTCCGGCGCCGGGCGCCCCGAGGCCCGTGGAAGCTG GGCGACTGCGGCCTCCAAGGTGAAAAGG agtcctgcctctgccccctggAGGCCGAGGGGGCCCAGGAGTTCCAGCTGCGGCGGCGGCAGCTCCAGCCGGGGGCGCCAGGGGGTCCCTGGAGCAGCTGGAGCAGCCCGGTGTGCGTGCCGCCCG AGCACCGCCCTGAGCAGCCGGAGGTGACCCTACGGGTGGGGCAGCCTGACCCGGATGGGAGGCGGCGGCTGAGCCTGCACCGGCAG CCGGAGGagcagaagcttccagaaggctGCCGAGGGCCCGCGTCCGGCGCGGAGGTGACGTACCGAGTGCACCTGCGCATGCTGGCCTGCGCCTGCCAGGCCCGGGCCGCCAGGACGCTGCAGCTGGGGAAGACCGTCTACCTCTCGGGCGCCGCCTACAACGTGACCCTCGCCGCCCGGGACAGATTCGGGCCCCGCCCGGGCCAGACCTGGCACGTTCCCGCCTCTGCCCACCCAG GGCCGGGGAGGCTGGACATCCGCGTCGCGGCCGGCGGGACCAGCCTGCGCTGGCCGGCCCGGGCTGGGGCCGCGACCTACTGCGTGGAGTGGCTGCCCCAGGGCCCGCGCGGGCGCCCTGCCTCCTGCACCCTCGTGGCGCCCGGAACCG GGCCGGAGCCGGCCGCCACTGCCCGGGGGTCTCGCGGAGGCGGCGCGGGCGGAGACCGGCACCTTCTGCCCCGCGTGCTCTGCGGCCTCCTGCCAGGCTGGGACCCGCAGGGACGCGACTCGCGCGGGCCGGGGCGTCTGCTACGTGTTCGCCTGCGCCAGGGGAGGCGGCGCTGGAGGGACGCTG CAACCCACAGCTGGAGCCGGGCGCCGGGGGCGCCAGGGCGGGAGGAGGAGTGCTACCGGGTCACCGTCTTCGCCTCTGCGCACCCGGGGAAGGTCACGTCCTGGTCTACCGTGGCGTCCGCGTACCACTTCGGGGGCAACG CCTCGGTGGCCGGGAGCCCGCGGCTCGTCTCGGTGCAGCCCCGCAGCCCCGACGAGGCGTCCGTGCGCTGGGCGCCGTCCCCGCTGAGCGCCTGTCCCGGCGTCCTGACCCGCTACGTCGTGCGCTGCCGGGACCAAGACGGCAGCCTCGTGTCCG AGCAGCCCGTGGAGCCCTGGGAGACCCAAGTCACGCTCCGTGGCCTGCGGGCCGGCACGGCCTACACCGTCCAGGTGCGGGCAGACACGGCCCGGCTCAGGGGCGCCTGGAGCCGGGCCCAGCACTTCAGCATCG aggcccaggccccggcctcTCCCGCCGTCGTCCTGGCCGCTCTGGGCAGCTTCGCCGGCGTCCTGCTCCTGGGCGTCCTCGGCCACCTGGGCCTGAGCAG ggccgcCCGGTGCCTGTGGCCGCGCCTGCCCACGCCCTGCGCCAGCTCCGCCGTCGAGTTCCCCGGCGGCCCGGGCGAGCAG acGCGGCAGTGGGTCGCCCCCGTGGCGGAGGACTTCCCGGAAGAGGCGTCCCTACGGGAGGCCCTGGTGGTGGAGCTGCCCTGGGGCCGGCGCGAGGGGCCCGAGGCTCCCGAGGAGAAGACGGGCCCGCCCTGGGCTGTCTCCGAGCCGGCCCCGGCCCCAGAGCGGGCCTTGGAGGGGGGACGCGGCTGCAGGGGCGCCCCGTGA